From the genome of Drosophila melanogaster chromosome 2L, one region includes:
- the IKKepsilon gene encoding I-kappaB kinase epsilon, isoform C: MSFLRGSVSYVWCTTSVLGKGATGSVFQGVNKITGESVAVKTFNPYSHMRPADVQMREFEALKKVNHENIVKLLAIEEDQEGRGKVIVMELCTGGSLFNILDDPENSYGLPEHEFLLVLEHLCAGMKHLRDNKLVHRDLKPGNIMKFISEDGQTIYKLTDFGAARELEDNQPFASLYGTEEYLHPDLYERAVLRKSIQRSFTANVDLWSIGVTLYHVATGNLPFRPFGGRKNRETMHQITTKKASGVISGTQLSENGPIEWSTTLPPHAHLSQGLKTLVTPLLAGLLEENREKTWSFDRFFHEVTLILRKRVIHVFFTNRTSSVEVFLEPDEQIDNFRERIFLQTEVPLEKQILLFNNEHLEKKVTPRTIAKAFPATTTDQPIFLYSNDDNNVQLPQQLDLPKFPVFPPNVSVENDASLAKSACSVGHECKRRVDIFTSMDILIKKGVEHFIEMLVTTITLLLKKTESFDNLLSTVIDYADVVHSMARVTKGDQEIKTLLTALENVKSDFDGAADVISQMHKHFVIDDELNDQWTSSMHGKKCPCKTRASAQAKYLVERLRDSWQHLLRDRATRTLTYNDEQFHALEKIKVDHNGKRIKALLLDNVNPTVAQIAECLADWYKLAQTVYLKTQILEKDVRDCERKLNGIRDELYHVKSELKLDVDTKTINNNNQLAKIEERNRLRVMQQQQQEVMAVMRTNSDIISLLSKLGITNGSLESS, encoded by the exons ATGTCCTTCCTGCGCGGTTCCGTGAGCTATGTGTGGTGCACCACCAGCGTCCTGGGAAAGGGAGCCACCGGTTCCGTGTTCCAG GGGGTCAACAAGATCACCGGCGAATCGGTGGCGGTGAAGACCTTTAATCCCTACAGTCACATGCGACCGGCTGATGTGCAGATGCGGGAGTTCGAGGCCCTGAAAAAGGTCAACCACGAGAATATAGTAAAGCTGTTGGCGATCGAGGAGGATCAAGAGGGGCGTGGTAAGGTGATCGTGATGGAGCTCTGCACAGGCGGAAGTCTCTTTAACATCCTGGACGATCCTGAGAACTCGTACGGTCTGCCGGAACACGAGTTCCTGCTGGTCTTGGAACACTTGTGCGCCGGAATGAAGCACTTGCGGGATAACAAGCTGGTGCATCGCGATCTGAAGCCCGGAAACATAATGAAGTTCATCTCGGAGGACGGGCAAACCATATACAAGCTTACTGATTTCGGTGCTGCTAGAGAACTGGAGGATAATCAGCCGTTTGCCTCTCTATACGGCACAGAAGAGTATCTTCATCCCGATCTCTACGAGCGCGCTGTGCTGAGGAAGTCAATCCAGCGATCGTTCACCGCCAATGTGGATTTGTGGTCGATTGGGGTCACGCTCTACCATGTGGCCACCGGAAATCTGCCTTTTAGACCTTTTGGTGGAAGGAAAAACCGAGAGACCATGCACCAAATCACTACCAAAAAGGCTTCTGGGGTGATTTCCGGCACTCAGCTGTCCGAGAATGGACCAATTGAATGGTCCACCACGTTGCCACCGCACGCCCATCTCTCGCAGGGACTGAAAACCCTGGTGACGCCTCTTCTAGCTGGACTTCTCGAGGAGAATAGGGAAAAGACCTGGTCTTTCGATCGTTTCTTCCACGAGGTGACGCTCATCCTCCGCAAGCGTGTCATTCATGTGTTCTTCACCAATCGGACTAGTTCGGTGGAAGTGTTCCTAGAGCCAGACGAGCAAATTGACAACTTCCGAGAGCGTATTTTCCTGCAAACAGAGGTGCCGCTGGAGAAGCAGATCCTTTTGTTCAACAACGAGCATCTGGAGAAGAAGGTTACTCCACGAACGATAG CTAAAGCATTCCCTGCCACCACAACAGATCAGCCAATATTCCTCTACAGCAACGACGACAACAATGTTCAGTTGCCCCAGCAATTAGATCTCCCCAAGTTCCCAGTGTTCCCTCCCAATGTTTCAGTGGAGAACGACGCCAGTCTGGCAAAGTCCGCTTGCAGCGTTGGCCATGAATGCAAAAGACGCGTGGACATCTTTACTTCCATGGATATCCTTATTAAGAAGGGAGTGGAGCACTTCATAGAGATGCTAGTGACCACAATAACTCTACTATTGAA aAAAACTGAGAGTTTTGACAACTTGCTTTCCACTGTGATTGATTATGCAGATGTGGTGCACAGCATGGCCAGAGTG ACTAAAGGAGATCAGGAGATAAAGACCCTGCTGACTGCCTTGGAAAATGTCAAAAGCGACTTTGATGGAGCCGCGGATGTGATCTCGCAGATGCACAAACATTTTGTGATAGATGACGAACTTAA CGATCAATGGACCTCCTCCATGCACGGAAAGAAGTGTCCTTGCAAGACCAGAGCCAGTGCCCAGGCCAAGTATCTGGTAGAAAGGCTGCGGGACTCCTGGCAGCACTTGCTCCGGGATCGTGCAACGCGCACACTGACCTACAACGACGAACAGTTTCATGCCCTGGAGAAGATTAAAGTGGATCACAATGGCAAACGGATAAAGGCCTTGCTTTTGGATAACGTAAATCCGACAGTGGCACAAATCGCAGAGTGCCTGGCGGACTGGTATAAGTTGGCTCAGACCGTCTACCTTAAAACTCAAATTTTGGAGAAGGACGTGCGCGATTGCGAAAGAAAGTTGAACGGAATACGCGATGAGTTGTATCACGTTAAGTCGGAGCTGAAGCTGGATGTGGACACAAAGACCATAAACAACAATAATCAGCTGGCCAAGATAGAGGAGCGGAATCGGCTAAGGGtcatgcagcagcagcaacaggaagTTATGGCTGTCATGAGAACGAACAGCGATATAATAAGTTTGCTTAGCAAACTGGGCATTACCAACGGAAGTCTGGAAAGTAGTTAG
- the Cen gene encoding centrocortin, isoform A yields MEESNHGSAGCENVSQFMLDDLQLAAELGKTLLERNKELETFIKEYKIKGDEQELEILHLRKHINAMTEVNDSRLKVYEQLEVGIQDLERANQRLNLEKNRDKKQIKTLTTNTEVLEARCEELSQLLSDARQSLSTERRKVDQYQQERYRMQHSTEGSVSSHSIQSLCKEQSVEFSKLDVMAIANSTGLEDISFSNATMCERTAVKGEDNEELVKLLSEMEVLKRDFLAEQQRCTELEEQLVTIIQDNQGLQTRLLENSANEGTMSMHEEFSLLDDVRQGQMCSRCLRDINESNTNMDDQSSIAPTEEIYEDDDRSILSESTSKCDNSGADYKERFRIPEDLNPNSSDKPNPYRDLVEKYEALVEVKRTSNAVKSNFTSNPDGKTMTESSQGKKSETIVNSSKESDLMLDSTRKRTPTEFSESETTSSGFSDETSNKSTQTDERPSYFLCSISNGNDCKFSIYDDVSPIESHFRNRPEYRELFKEIFGVLKKAADNNEEDKLPSLHDDAQITEKLPLVAAKVPPVTPEREESPDDFIDDTQSVVSSVISNQSIAMSECVTKLERKTAKKHIFDVRNQQNQSSLTQSTLLNSSSKETTVGEPNYKPIRENGQILTPLKREPLEYLTVGVGIKKKNRRKHRNQSSSGDRIELFNSREFTPRNSPLAMNNRGGGQGSSKMCTDTLNAEFGRSNRRRTTPSSSNWNGSPMVIYNKNMNTPQTSRGRVIELNGVEFYHNTVSQDLHKLKKLDLSYAEVLRRADAGEHGPTRSHSQRQQHNGANIRKSHHHQFRQK; encoded by the coding sequence ATGGAGGAATCCAATCACGGTTCGGCTGGCTGTGAAAACGTATCGCAGTTCATGCTCGATGACCTACAATTGGCAGCAGAGCTGGGAAAAACGCTCCTGGAACGCAATAAGGAGCTGGAAACCTTCATCAAGGAGTACAAGATTAAGGGGGATGAGCAGGAACTGGAGATCTTGCATCTGCGCAAGCACATTAATGCGATGACCGAGGTGAATGATTCACGGCTTAAGGTCTACGAGCAGCTGGAAGTGGGCATTCAGGATCTGGAGCGTGCCAATCAGCGGCTAAATCTGGAGAAGAATCGGGACAAGAAGCAGATTAAGACGCTGACCACCAACACGGAAGTCCTGGAAGCCCGCTGCGAGGAACTGAGTCAACTTCTGAGCGATGCTCGGCAATCCCTGAGCACCGAGCGGCGGAAGGTGGATCAGTACCAGCAGGAACGCTATAGGATGCAGCATTCGACCGAGGGTTCTGTGTCCAGTCACAGCATTCAATCGCTGTGCAAGGAGCAGAGTGTTGAGTTCTCCAAACTAGATGTTATGGCCATAGCGAACTCGACAGGATTGGAGGATATCTCCTTCAGTAATGCCACCATGTGCGAGAGGACCGCCGTTAAGGGTGAAGACAACGAGGAATTGGTAAAGCTGCTCAGCGAAATGGAGGTGTTAAAACGTGACTTCTTGGCCGAACAGCAGCGGTGCAccgagctggaggagcagttGGTGACCATAATCCAAGACAACCAAGGTCTGCAGACACGTCTGCTGGAGAACAGTGCCAATGAGGGAACAATGTCGATGCACGAGGAGTTCAGCCTCCTGGACGACGTGAGACAAGGCCAAATGTGTAGTCGCTGCCTGAGGGATATTAACGAAAGCAACACCAATATGGATGATCAATCCTCCATTGCCCCAACCGAAGAAATCTACGAAGATGACGATCGCAGCATACTAAGCGAAAGCACCTCGAAATGCGATAATAGTGGTGCGGATTATAAGGAACGCTTCCGGATTCCCGAGGACCTCAATCCCAACTCTAGCGACAAACCAAATCCTTATCGGGACCTAGTCGAGAAATATGAAGCTCTGGTGGAGGTGAAGAGAACCTCGAATGCGGTCAAGAGCAACTTCACCAGCAATCCAGATGGGAAGACCATGACCGAGTCCAGTCAAGGCAAAAAATCAGAAACAATTGTTAACAGCTCAAAGGAATCTGACCTTATGTTGGATTCAACACGTAAGCGCACTCCAACCGAGTTTTCGGAATCAGAAACTACATCGTCGGGATTCTCGGATGAAACTAGCAACAAGTCTACGCAAACTGACGAGCGACCGAGTTACTTCCTTTGCTCAATAAGTAATGGAAACGATTGTAAATTCAGTATTTATGACGACGTCAGCCCCATTGAATCTCATTTCCGTAATCGCCCGGAGTACAGGGAACTCTTCAAGGAGATATTTGGAGTGCTCAAGAAGGCAGCTGATAATAACGAAGAAGACAAGCTTCCGTCCCTGCATGACGACGCACAGATTACAGAAAAATTACCCTTGGTGGCGGCCAAAGTACCCCCGGTAACACCCGAGAGGGAGGAATCTCCAGATGACTTCATTGACGACACACAGAGCGTCGTATCCTCAGTTATATCCAACCAGTCCATTGCAATGTCCGAGTGCGTTACCAAACTGGAGCGGAAGACAGCCAAAAAACACATCTTTGATGTCCGAAACCAACAAAACCAATCGTCCCTAACGCAATCCACTTTGTTAAACAGCTCCTCGAAGGAAACAACTGTCGGCGAACCGAATTATAAACCCATAAGGGAGAATGGCCAGATACTTACTCCACTCAAGCGCGAACCACTCGAATATCTAACCGTAGGTGTCGGAATCAAGAAGAAGAACCGACGAAAGCACCGAAACCAAAGCTCATCTGGAGATCGCATCGAATTGTTTAACTCCCGGGAATTTACTCCCAGGAACAGTCCTCTGGCCATGAACAACCGTGGTGGTGGACAAGGGAGCTCAAAGATGTGTACGGATACATTGAATGCTGAATTCGGACGCAGTAACCGCAGACGGACAACTCCATCCTCAAGCAACTGGAATGGCTCTCCCATGGTGATCTATAACAAGAATATGAATACTCCCCAAACTTCTCGGGGCCGAGTAATAGAGCTCAATGGCGTCGAGTTTTATCATAACACGGTATCGCAAGACTTACATAAACTTAAAAAGTTAGACTTATCCTACGCCGAAGTTTTGCGCCGGGCCGATGCCGGCGAACATGGACCCACAAGATCACATTCCCAGCGACAGCAACACAACGGAGCCAACATTCGCAAgagtcatcatcatcagttTCGTCAAAAGTAA
- the CG2617 gene encoding uncharacterized protein, isoform A, whose amino-acid sequence MLDALIRAAELVDLVLLRPLASVIDAVITGVYYFLWGSYLVGFCLVEGSRKGWNLLRCAVRNINEGIRDLGLITLDVADYFYGGTKGGLKNVLDFGHCISRFICNLLIDLGDGILWLLMLLPRAILFLWDCLLDFVVHSIVAHGLSLLNSAFRASIGLALLLVLYMFRRYVYLMLIYLLQRGRIEISTKTQSVYLWTHHKLQHFIHNVWYVSENAGSASPERCVVCMAQSRNVVVMPCRHLCLCKECSLQLVLLLEDRCPVCRHNITSFLSVYV is encoded by the coding sequence ATGCTGGACGCTCTAATTCGGGCAGCGGAGCTTGTGGATCTGGTCCTGCTGCGTCCGCTGGCCAGCGTGATTGATGCAGTGATTACTGGCGTGTACTACTTCCTGTGGGGCAGCTACCTCGTCGGCTTCTGTTTGGTGGAGGGCAGCAGGAAAGGATGGAATCTGTTGAGATGCGCGGTCAGGAATATCAACGAGGGCATCCGCGACTTGGGCCTCATCACGCTAGATGTGGCGGACTACTTCTACGGCGGCACCAAAGGCGGGCTCAAGAATGTACTCGATTTTGGTCACTGCATATCCCGATTCATCTGCAACTTACTCATCGATCTGGGTGATGGCATCTTGtggctgctgatgctgctgccgaGGGCCATACTATTCCTCTGGGACTGCCTCCTAGACTTTGTGGTGCACTCAATCGTGGCCCATGGCTTGAGCTTGCTGAACAGTGCGTTCCGGGCCTCGATAGGATTGGCCCTGCTCCTCGTTCTCTATATGTTCCGCCGCTATGTGTACCTGATGCTCATCTACCTGCTGCAACGTGGACGCATTGAAATCTCGACGAAGACGCAAAGCGTTTACCTATGGACCCATCATAAATTGCAACACTTCATACACAATGTTTGGTATGTGTCAGAGAACGCAGGATCCGCGAGTCCAGAACGCTGTGTCGTGTGCATGGCTCAAAGCAGGAACGTAGTAGTCATGCCATGCCGGCACCTCTGCCTCTGCAAAGAGTGCTCCCTGCAGCTCGTGCTCCTTTTAGAAGACCGCTGTCCTGTCTGCAGGCACAACATTACGTCGTTCCTGTCAGTTTACGTTTGA
- the Hr38 gene encoding hormone receptor-like in 38, isoform D: MLLLQPNSSFSSLSPFDNFSTQTASTTTTTSASAAGHHQHHNHLLHQQHHNQQQQQQQQQQQQQQQQQQQEHLQQQHQQQLVSPQQHLLKSETLLSHEEDQLISNLTDSSVVSHSELFSDLFFPSDSNNSLLSPTTSGYPDNPAEDLTSSIENLTKLTCLRDKRLSSIPEQQLSSEQEQQLCLLSLRSSSDPAIALHAQQQQQQQQQQQQQQQQHQQQQQHLQLQLISPIGGPLSCGSSLPSFQETYSLKYNSSSGSSPQQASSSSTAAPTPTDQVLTLKMDEDCFPPLSGGWSASPPAPSQLQQLHTLQSQAQMSHPNSSNNSSNNAGNSHNNSGGYNYHGHFNAINASANLSPSSSASSLYEYNGVSAADNFYGQQQQQQQQSYQQHNYNSHNGERYSLPTFPTISELAAATAAVEAAAAATVSSPSVGGPPPVRRASLPVQRTVSPAGSTAQSPKLAKITLNQRHSHAHAHALQLNSAPNSAASSPASADLQAGRLLQAPSQLCAVCGDTAACQHYGVRTCEGCKGFFKRTVQKGSKYVCLADKNCPVDKRRRNRCQFCRFQKCLVVGMVKEVVRTDSLKGRRGRLPSKPKSPQESPPSPPISLITALVRSHVDTTPDPSCLDYSHYEEQSMSEADKVQQFYQLLTSSVDVIKQFAEKIPGYFDLLPEDQELLFQSASLELFVLRLAYRARIDDTKLIFCNGTVLHRTQCLRSFGEWLNDIMEFSRSLHNLEIDISAFACLCALTLITERHGLREPKKVEQLQMKIIGSLRDHVTYNAEAQKKQHYFSRLLGKLPELRSLSVQGLQRIFYLKLEDLVPAPALIENMFVTTLPF, encoded by the exons ATGTTACTTCTGCAACCCAAT AGCTCCTTTAGTTCATTGTCGCCCTTCGATAACTTCTCCACGCAAACCGCCTCGACGACCACCACGACGTCGGCATCGGCAGCTGGACACCACCAACACCATAACCACCTCCTCCATCAGCAGCATcacaaccagcagcagcagcagcagcagcaacagcaacaacaacagcagcagcagcagcagcaggaacatctgcaacagcaacaccagcaacagctTGTGAGCCCCCAGCAACACCTGCTTAAGTCGGAGACTCTGCTCTCCCATGAGGAGGATCAGTTGATCAGCAACCTGACAGACTCGTCTGTCGTGTCGCACAGCGAACTCTTCTCGGATCTCTTCTTCCCCTCGGACTCCAACAACTCCCTGCTCTCGCCCACCACCAGCGGCTATCCGGACAATCCCGCCGAGGATCTGACCAGCTCCATTGAGAACCTCACCAAGTTGACGTGCCTGCGGGACAAGCGACTGTCCTCGATCCCCGAGCAGCAGCTCAGTTccgagcaggagcagcagctctGCCTGCTCAGCCTGCGTTCCAGCAGCGATCCGGCTATTGCATTGCacgcacagcagcaacagcaacagcagcagcaacaacagcaacagcagcagcagcaccagcagcagcagcaacatcttcAACTCCAGCTGATCTCGCCCATTGGAGGGCCCCTGTCCTGTGGCAGCAGCTTGCCCAGCTTCCAGGAGACCTACTCCTTGAAgtacaacagcagcagcggtagCAGCCCCCAGCAggcgtcctcctcctccaccgccgcccCCACGCCCACTGACCAGGTGCTGACCCTCAAGATGGACGAGGACTGCTTCCCGCCTCTGTCCGGCGGCTGGAGTGCCAGTCCGCCCGCCCCCTCCCAGCTCCAGCAGCTGCACACCCTGCAGTCTCAGGCCCAGATGTCGCAtcccaacagcagcaacaacagcagcaacaacgcgggcaacagccacaacaacagtGGGGGCTACAACTACCACGGCCACTTCAATGCCATCAATGCCAGCGCCAATCTGTCGCCCAGCTCCTCGGCCAGTTCCCTCTACGAATATAATGGTGTTTCCGCAGCGGACAACTTCTAcggacaacagcagcagcagcaacagcaaagcTATCAGCAACAT AACTACAACTCGCACAATGGCGAGCGTTACTCGCTGCCCACGTTTCCCACGATTTCGGAGCTGGCTGCGGCCACTGCTGCTGTCGAAGCTGCGGCGGCGGCCACAGTCTCCTCCCCTTCGGTGGGCGGTCCGCCGCCAGTACGCCGAGCATCGCTGCCGGTTCAGCGAACCGTTTCGCCAGCCGGCTCCACGGCGCAGAGCCCCAAGCTGGCCAAGATCACACTGAACCAGCGGCActcccatgcccatgcccatgccctaCAGCTCAACTCGGCACCCAATTCGGCGGCAAGTTCGCCAGCGAGTGCGGATCTGCAGGCGGGCCGTTTGCTCCAGGCTCCGTCGCAGCTGTGTGCCGTTTGTGGCGACACCGCCGCCTGCCAGCATTATGGAGTGCGAACCTGCGAGGGATGCAAGGGATTCTTCAAGCGGACCGTGCAGAAGGGCTCCAAGTATGTCTGCCTAGCGGACAAGAATTGCCCGGTGGACAAGAGGCGCCGCAACCGTTGCCAGTTCTGCCGGTTCCAGAAGTGCCTGGTCGTAGGCATGGTCAAGGAAGTGGTGCGCACGGACTCGTTGAAGGGTCGCCGCGGGAGACTGCCCTCAAAACCGAAATCGCCCCAGGAGTCGCCACCATCACCACCCATCTCGTTGATCACGGCCCTGGTTCGCAGCCATGTCGACACGACTCCGGATCCCTCGTGCCTGGACTACAGCCACTATGAGGAGCAGTCGATGAGCGAGGCAGATAAGGTGCAACAGTTTTACCAGCTGCTGACCAGCTCCGTGGACGTGATCAAGCAGTTCGCCGAGAAGATTCCCGGCTACTTCGATCTCCTGCCGGAGGATCAGGAGCTGCTCTTCCAGAGCGCATCGCTGGAACTGTTCGTCCTGCGGCTGGCCTATCGCGCCAGGATCGATGACACCAAGCTGATCTTCTGCAACGGCACGGTGCTCCACCGCACCCAGTGCCTGCGCTCCTTCGGCGAGTGGCTCAACGACATCATGGAGTTCAGCCGCAGCCTGCACAACCTGGAGATCGACATCTCCGCCTTCGCCTGCCTCTGTGCCCTAACCCTGATCACAG AACGCCATGGCCTGCGGGAGCCGAAGAAGGTGGAGCAGCTCCAGATGAAGATCATTGGCAGTCTGCGCGACCACGTCACCTACAATGCCGAGGCCCAGAAGAAGCAGCACTACTTCAGCCGCCTGCTGGGCAAGCTGCCGGAGCTGAGGTCCCTGAGTGTCCAGGGACTGCAGAGGATCTTCTACCTGAAGCTGGAGGACCTGGTGCCCGCGCCAGCTCTCATCGAGAACATGTTCGTCACCACATTGCCCTTCTAG